In Streptomyces pluripotens, the genomic window GTGGACGGGCAGGTCGGCCTTGACCTCCGTGCCGTCGGCGAGCTGCACGGTGACACGGACGACGGCGCCCAAGAAGGACGTGGCGACGACCCGGCCGGTGCCCTGCTCGTCCGCCCGGACCCGCACGGCCTCGGGCCGCACCAGCACGTCCACCTCAGTGACGGCCGGTGCTTCGCCGTCCGCGGGCAGCCGCTGCCCGAGTACCTCGACCGTGCCGTCCTTCAGCTCGCCCGGTATCCGGCTCATGGTGCCGACGAACTCGGCGACGAAAGCGGTGGCGGGACGGCCGTACAGTTCGGCGGGCCCGGCGCACTGTTCGAGGCGGCCGGCGCGCATGACCGCGACCCGGTCGGCGACCGAAAGGGCCTCTTCCTGGTCGTGGGTGACGAACAGCGTGGTGATGCCGAGTTCCTGCTGGATCCTGCGGATCTCCTCGCGCAGAGTCAGGCGCACCTTGGCGTCCAGCGCGGACAGCGGCTCGTCGAGCAGCAGCACCCGCGGGCGCAGGGCGAGTGCCCGGGCGAGCGCGATGCGCTGCTGCTGCCCGCCGGAGAGCTGGTGCGGGTAGCGCTCCCCCTTGTCACCCAGGCCGACCAGGTCCAGCAACTCGGCGGCACGGGAACGCCGTTCGGCCGTACGCACCTTGCGCATGCGCAGCCCAAAGGCGACGTTGTCGAGCGCGGTCAGGTGCGGGAAGAGGCTGTAGGACTGGAAGACCATACCGGCATCGCGCCGATGGGCGGGTACTCGTGTGACGTCCTCGCCGCCGACCAGTACTGCGCCGGAGTCCGGGTGCTCGAACCCGGCGAGCATGCGCAGGGCGGTGGTCTTGCCGCAACCGGACGGGCCTAGCAGGGCCAGCAGTTCGCCGGGCTGGACGGTCAGGTCGAGCCCGTCGAGGGCGACGGTGTGCCCGAAGGCACGGCGCAGGGCACGGAACTCGACGGTCGCGGCGTCGGCCTGTGCGGTCTTCTCGTTCTCTGCAGCGGTGAGGGTCATGGCGGTGTATCCCTTAAGGGGCGGTACGGGAGGGGCGGCGGCCGGCGGCGGTGGCAAGAACCAACAGCAGCAGCCAGGTCATGAGCAGGCTGAGCACGGAGACGGCGACGGACATCTGGGCCTGCGCGCCGCTGATGTTGACGATCCACACGGCGAAGGGGCGGTAGCCCAGCAGCTGGGCGACGGTGAACTCGCCGAGCACCAACGCGAGCGTGAGGAACGAGGCGTTGAGCAGGGCGCCGCGCATGTTCGGCAACACGGCCCGCACCAGGGCCACCGGCCAGCTCGCGCCGCAGCTGCGGGCGGCCTCCACCAGGGTGCGCACGTCGACGGCGCGCAGTCCGGCGTCCAGAGCCCGGTAGACGAACGGCAGCGCCATCACGACGTACGCCATGACGAGGACGAACGGGAACGTGGGGTTCTGGATCGCCACCAACGTCTGGAAGAACGGGGTGCGCGAGAGGTACTCGGGCCCCCATTTCAGGACCGTGCTGACACCGACCACGAACGCGATGGGAGGGACGACCAGCGGCAGCGAGCAGACCACTTCCACCACCGGCCGCAGCCTGGGCGCGCCGAGTCGCAGCGCGACCATGGCCGGGACCATGAGCAGCAGGTCGATGACGATCGTGGCGGCGGCCAGCTCCAGTGACAGCCCCAGGCTGCTCAGGAATCCGTCGGTGGAGAAGATCCGCGTGTAGGCGTCGAAGTTGATGCCCTGCCCCGGCACATCGACGGTGAAGATCACGGACGAGGCGAGCGGGACGAGGAAGTACAGGGCCGCAGCGACCAGGACGGTCCCGCGACCGGGCCGGATGCGGTGGGTCAGGCGAGCCATCGTGCGCTCCGTCGTTGCAGGGGCAGGTACACGGCCATCACCAGGCCCGCGACCAGGACCATGTCCAGGCTGAGGGCCAGCGCCACGTGCTCCTGGCCGACCAGCACGTTGCCGGAGAGCGCGTCGGCGATCTGCAGCGTGACCAGCGGGATCGAGCTGCCGACGATGGCGTCCGCGGTGGCGTACGCGGCAAAAGCGCTGCCGAACAGCAGCACGTAGCCGCCGAGCAGGGACGGGGCGAGCACCGGCAGCGCCACGTGCCGCCAGTACTGCGCGTGCGTGGCGCCGTTGTTCTGCGCGGCCTCACGCCACTGCGAGCGCAGGCCGTCCAGCGCGGGCGTGATGGTGAGAACCATCATCGGGATGAGGAAGTACAGGTAGACGACCGTCAGGCCCCAGAAGCTGTAGAGGTCCCAGCCCTTGTCCCGCAGGTGCAGGTGCTGGGTGAGCACACCGGAGTTGCCGAGGGTGGCGACGAAGGCGAAGGCGAGCGGGACACCTCCGAAGTTGGCCAGTACCCCGGAGGCGGTCAGCACGGCCTCGCGCAGCGCGCGGAACCTCGACGTGACCACGGCCTGAGCGAGCAGCAGCCCGCATACGGTGCCGATCGCGGCACAAACCGCGGACAGCTTGACGCTGCCGATCAGAGCCGTCAGGTAGGCGCCGTGCAGCGAGGCGTCGAGGTTGGCGGTGGTGTACGAGGTGGCACCGGTGGCCGGGTCCTTGACCGTGAAGGCGCCGTTCAGCAGGGCGACCACGGGGATGCCGAAGGCGATCGCCGTGAAAGCGAGCAGCGGAACGACGGGCAGCCACCCGGCGGCGCCGCGCCGCCGCGTGGAGGCGGCGGTCGCGGCACCGGCCCGGGTGGGCGCGTTCGCAGGAGTGGA contains:
- a CDS encoding ABC transporter ATP-binding protein, with amino-acid sequence MTLTAAENEKTAQADAATVEFRALRRAFGHTVALDGLDLTVQPGELLALLGPSGCGKTTALRMLAGFEHPDSGAVLVGGEDVTRVPAHRRDAGMVFQSYSLFPHLTALDNVAFGLRMRKVRTAERRSRAAELLDLVGLGDKGERYPHQLSGGQQQRIALARALALRPRVLLLDEPLSALDAKVRLTLREEIRRIQQELGITTLFVTHDQEEALSVADRVAVMRAGRLEQCAGPAELYGRPATAFVAEFVGTMSRIPGELKDGTVEVLGQRLPADGEAPAVTEVDVLVRPEAVRVRADEQGTGRVVATSFLGAVVRVTVQLADGTEVKADLPVHDAAGLGISAAVTVSLPERPVLVAERTQK
- a CDS encoding ABC transporter permease, whose amino-acid sequence is MARLTHRIRPGRGTVLVAAALYFLVPLASSVIFTVDVPGQGINFDAYTRIFSTDGFLSSLGLSLELAAATIVIDLLLMVPAMVALRLGAPRLRPVVEVVCSLPLVVPPIAFVVGVSTVLKWGPEYLSRTPFFQTLVAIQNPTFPFVLVMAYVVMALPFVYRALDAGLRAVDVRTLVEAARSCGASWPVALVRAVLPNMRGALLNASFLTLALVLGEFTVAQLLGYRPFAVWIVNISGAQAQMSVAVSVLSLLMTWLLLLVLATAAGRRPSRTAP
- a CDS encoding ABC transporter permease, yielding MTLTSTPANAPTRAGAATAASTRRRGAAGWLPVVPLLAFTAIAFGIPVVALLNGAFTVKDPATGATSYTTANLDASLHGAYLTALIGSVKLSAVCAAIGTVCGLLLAQAVVTSRFRALREAVLTASGVLANFGGVPLAFAFVATLGNSGVLTQHLHLRDKGWDLYSFWGLTVVYLYFLIPMMVLTITPALDGLRSQWREAAQNNGATHAQYWRHVALPVLAPSLLGGYVLLFGSAFAAYATADAIVGSSIPLVTLQIADALSGNVLVGQEHVALALSLDMVLVAGLVMAVYLPLQRRSARWLA